Proteins encoded in a region of the Saccharothrix ecbatanensis genome:
- a CDS encoding aldo/keto reductase, producing MEYTKLGRSGLSVSRLCLGTMNFGPETSEADSHEIMDRAHEHGINFFDTADVYGWQRGEGVTENIIGRWFAQGGRRREKTVLATKLYGDMGDWPNDGRLSALHIRRAADASLARLGTDYIDLLQMHHVDRDTPWDEIWEAFSVLRQQGKVIYFGSSNFAGWHIAQAQEAARARHFLGLVSEQSIYNLVNRFAELEVLPAARHYGLGVIPWSPLGGGLLGGVLRKQREGGGSRGTSGRSLEALEKHRDAIEAYEKLAADLGEDPAHLGLAWLLHQEGVTAPIIGPRTADQLDGSLRSTEIKLDDDVLTTLDDLFPAPGPNGTKPAPEAYAW from the coding sequence ATGGAGTACACCAAGCTCGGCCGTTCCGGCCTGTCCGTGTCCCGCTTGTGCCTGGGCACGATGAACTTCGGGCCGGAGACGTCCGAGGCCGACAGCCACGAGATCATGGACCGGGCCCACGAGCACGGCATCAACTTCTTCGACACCGCGGACGTCTACGGGTGGCAGCGGGGCGAGGGCGTCACGGAGAACATCATCGGCCGGTGGTTCGCGCAGGGCGGTCGGCGTCGGGAGAAGACGGTGCTCGCCACCAAGCTGTACGGCGACATGGGGGACTGGCCGAACGACGGTCGGCTGTCCGCGCTGCACATCAGGAGGGCCGCGGACGCGTCGCTGGCGAGGTTGGGGACCGACTACATCGACCTGCTCCAGATGCACCACGTGGATCGTGACACGCCGTGGGACGAGATCTGGGAGGCGTTCTCGGTGCTGCGGCAGCAGGGGAAGGTGATCTACTTCGGGTCGTCCAACTTCGCCGGGTGGCACATCGCGCAGGCGCAGGAGGCCGCACGCGCGCGGCACTTCCTCGGTCTGGTCAGCGAGCAGTCGATCTACAACTTGGTGAACCGTTTCGCGGAACTGGAAGTCCTGCCCGCGGCACGGCACTACGGCCTCGGCGTCATCCCGTGGTCGCCTCTGGGCGGTGGTCTGCTCGGTGGCGTGCTGCGCAAGCAGCGGGAGGGCGGCGGGTCACGCGGCACGTCCGGTCGAAGCCTGGAGGCGCTGGAGAAGCACCGTGACGCGATCGAGGCGTACGAGAAGCTCGCCGCCGACCTGGGCGAAGACCCGGCCCACTTGGGCTTGGCCTGGCTGCTGCACCAGGAAGGCGTGACCGCCCCGATCATCGGTCCGCGCACGGCGGACCAGCTCGACGGGTCGCTGCGGTCGACCGAGATCAAGCTGGACGACGACGTGCTGACCACACTGGACGACCTGTTCCCGGCCCCCGGCCCGAACGGCACCAAGCCCGCTCCGGAGGCCTACGCCTGGTAA
- a CDS encoding O-antigen ligase family protein: MGGALPNDAVPRDGARDGASLPNAVLLLLAAIAASVVAQGGYYLPGRLLSAALVAFALVLALRDRPVRPGILPVACAGFAAWAVLRAVLNGANALPTVAAIGCLAAAAFVAQRADARQRDLYASVVVGIGALVALTGWAAVVWRIPSWSVVAEGLVRAASTLTYPNAAAALLAALAVLALALNAAHPHSLPLAGAAYALLVGVGATLSRAGLLALAAGLVALTVFGGIRPTLRHAGPAGLGALIAFGALAPSFPAGYPAEAGLAVLGLVVGLAVTLGLSRANAMFRVFGVVVGSAAAVLVPLMVYRRDLETMLQGRISTSSPDRGGATRAALDLVAAQPWAGVGPGRGWFVFSTPDGARVMRYVHNEYLQVLVELGAIGLGLLLLVLAALAVTVWRGRTGTPLWAGAAAALVVLLVHSGFDFLWHLPVIVLTAGLLTGLAASPVHHSLPAAETPVDAAAVPTAKEKL; the protein is encoded by the coding sequence GTGGGGGGAGCTCTACCGAACGACGCCGTGCCACGGGACGGGGCACGGGACGGGGCATCGCTGCCGAACGCCGTGCTGCTCCTGCTCGCCGCCATCGCGGCCTCCGTCGTCGCCCAAGGCGGCTACTACCTGCCCGGACGGCTCCTGTCCGCCGCACTGGTCGCGTTCGCGCTGGTCCTGGCCCTGCGAGACCGACCTGTCCGCCCAGGCATCCTGCCGGTGGCGTGTGCCGGGTTCGCCGCGTGGGCCGTGCTCCGAGCAGTTCTGAACGGCGCCAACGCACTGCCCACGGTCGCCGCCATCGGCTGCCTGGCCGCGGCGGCCTTCGTGGCCCAACGCGCCGACGCGCGACAACGTGACCTGTACGCCTCGGTGGTCGTCGGTATCGGCGCGCTGGTGGCGCTGACCGGCTGGGCCGCCGTGGTGTGGCGGATCCCGTCGTGGTCGGTGGTCGCCGAAGGCCTGGTCCGCGCCGCGTCGACGCTCACCTACCCCAACGCCGCCGCCGCCCTCCTCGCCGCGCTCGCCGTCCTCGCGCTCGCCCTGAACGCCGCCCATCCGCACTCGTTGCCGCTGGCCGGCGCCGCGTACGCGCTGCTGGTCGGGGTCGGCGCGACGCTCAGCCGTGCCGGTCTGCTCGCGTTGGCGGCCGGGTTGGTCGCGTTGACGGTGTTCGGCGGCATCCGACCGACCCTGCGGCACGCCGGTCCGGCCGGACTCGGCGCGCTGATCGCCTTCGGCGCCCTCGCACCGTCCTTCCCGGCGGGATATCCGGCTGAGGCCGGCTTGGCGGTGCTCGGGCTCGTCGTCGGCCTGGCGGTCACGCTCGGGCTCAGCCGGGCGAACGCGATGTTCCGGGTGTTCGGCGTGGTGGTCGGGTCCGCCGCCGCCGTGCTGGTCCCGCTCATGGTCTACCGCCGTGACCTGGAGACGATGCTGCAAGGCCGGATCTCCACCAGTTCACCTGACCGCGGCGGTGCGACGCGGGCCGCGCTGGACCTCGTGGCCGCGCAGCCGTGGGCCGGAGTGGGACCGGGCCGCGGGTGGTTCGTGTTCAGCACACCCGACGGCGCCCGCGTCATGCGGTACGTCCACAACGAGTACCTCCAGGTGCTGGTCGAACTGGGCGCGATCGGCCTGGGCCTCCTGCTGCTCGTGCTGGCAGCACTGGCCGTCACGGTCTGGCGTGGCCGCACGGGAACGCCGCTGTGGGCCGGAGCCGCCGCCGCGTTGGTCGTGCTGCTGGTGCACAGCGGGTTCGACTTCCTGTGGCACCTGCCCGTGATCGTGCTGACCGCCGGGCTGCTCACCGGCCTGGCCGCGTCGCCGGTCCACCACTCCCTACCCGCTGCCGAAACACCCGTGGACGCAGCAGCAGTCCCCACCGCAAAGGAGAAACTGTGA
- a CDS encoding LysR family transcriptional regulator, with product MLDVRRLQLLRDLARLGTIAAVAQAHAYTPSAVSQQLAALQREAGVPLLEHTGRSVSLTPAGRALVEHAETVLAALEAASATLAAARTGLSGTVRIGAFPSAVPTLLPAALVALGRDHPTLDLMVTELDPVDMPDALRDRRLDVALWHDYDTAPVEPDPGVDSVRLLDETVFLAVPADTWGDATGDPIDAARDAAWIVGTPGTLCHTVALRVCQTAGFTPRVRHHADDFTAVLALVAAGQGVALVPELGATHPPADVRLLPLDVHRRTRITYRRGAGAHPAVAACVAALEASTRAYRD from the coding sequence TGGCCCGCTTGGGCACCATCGCGGCGGTGGCCCAGGCGCACGCCTACACGCCGTCCGCCGTGTCCCAGCAACTCGCCGCGCTGCAACGGGAAGCGGGCGTGCCGCTGCTCGAACACACCGGCCGGAGCGTCAGCCTCACGCCCGCAGGCCGGGCGTTGGTCGAGCACGCCGAGACCGTGCTCGCCGCCCTGGAAGCCGCGTCCGCCACGTTGGCCGCCGCACGCACCGGCCTATCCGGAACCGTGCGCATCGGCGCGTTCCCCAGCGCCGTGCCCACGCTGCTGCCGGCGGCGCTGGTCGCGTTGGGGCGTGACCACCCGACGCTCGACCTCATGGTCACCGAGTTGGATCCTGTGGACATGCCGGACGCGCTGCGCGATCGTCGCCTGGACGTTGCGCTCTGGCACGACTACGACACCGCACCCGTCGAGCCCGACCCCGGTGTGGATTCGGTGCGGCTGCTGGACGAAACGGTGTTCCTCGCGGTGCCGGCAGACACCTGGGGCGACGCGACAGGCGATCCGATCGACGCCGCCCGCGACGCCGCGTGGATCGTGGGCACTCCGGGCACGCTCTGCCACACCGTGGCGCTGAGGGTCTGCCAGACAGCCGGTTTCACGCCGAGGGTGCGCCATCATGCCGACGACTTCACCGCCGTTCTGGCTTTGGTCGCGGCGGGTCAGGGTGTCGCCCTGGTGCCGGAACTCGGTGCGACACACCCACCTGCGGACGTCCGGCTGCTGCCGCTCGACGTCCACCGACGCACCCGCATCACCTACCGGCGCGGCGCCGGAGCACATCCCGCCGTCGCCGCGTGCGTGGCCGCACTGGAGGCGTCGACCAGGGCGTACCGGGACTAA